The genomic region AGGTTATATCCATGAGCACCAATGGAGTAATGATAAATATGATGTAATACAATGCCTTGTAAAAGAATAGATTAAAATATTCGATTTTGGGATGTTTGTTTTTGTGAGCCCCAATTTCTTTTTTGAAGAATTTTATATAATCCTTCCTGAAAAACCAGGATAAAGAAGTTAGGCTGTAAAGCATAAAGGCATATATATGCTGGTAGCGATGGGCTTTTTTGACTCTTTCTTCCTGGGAGATCCTGATTATCCCTGGAGCTACTTCCAGGTCACCATCATGGCCAATTATATTGGTGTAAGTATGGTGGACTTTGTTATGGGTAATTTTCCAAACATAAACACTGGCCCCAATCAAATGAAACAGAAATCCAAGAGATTTATTGATGGCAGGTTTTGAGGAATAAGCCCCATGTAGAGCATCATGGCATATATTAAACCCTATGCAAGCCATAGTAATGCCTAAGCCAATAGCCAATATTAATGTAATATATAATGGGAAAATATCCAGTACGATCAGAAAATATAAGCCGACAAACAGCCCAAGGTAGATCAAAGTTTTGAAAACCATGGAGCTATTGGCGTTTTTAGAAATATTTTGATTATTGAAATACTCGTCGATTCTTTTTCTAATTGTTGCGAAGAAAAGGGATTTACCCGTATCAACAAATTTGATGGAACGGTCCATAAATGGGGGTTAAGTGAATTTAGGCTTAGATTCTATCTAACCTCTATAAATACAACGTTTTATTGTTGAAATAATTTCCCTGACTGATTATTGGGAGATTATTTTAATTAAATTTTTACGAATTAAGTGGAGATATTGGGATTTTCCTACCAGTATTAAAAATAATTGATTTTATTTTATAACCTTAGGTTGAATAGAAAATTCAATGTTTTTTAGTTAGGGTAATAAAGAAGGAAACTTTAATTGATTTTCTGGTCTGCGTCCAAAATTATTTAAGGGAATTACTGTAAAATATATTGAAATTTGTCTGATTGTTATTAAATGGATTTTTGTGTTGTTGATAAAGATAATTTTGCCTACTTTGTTGTGTCATTTGACAAATACCCAAAATAAACCCCGTGAAAGAAGTATATCATCATACTGAATTGGAAGATCCCAATGGTCTGTGGCATCAGTTGAGGCAGGGAGACCGTAAGGGATTGGAAGGATTATACAAACATTTTTCCAAAGATCTTTTTCGCTATGGTTTATCATTGAAACCAGATCAGAATATAGTCCAGGACTGTATTCAGGAAGTTTTTATTGACCTATGGAAATACCATAAAAACCTTCAAAAGGCAGATAATGTAAAGGTATATCTTTTTAAATCCTTATCCTATAAAATGTTTCGGGAAATCAAAAAGGAAAAAAAGTGGAAAAGGAAGGAAGTTACTGAAAATTTTGAACCTCACCTTCATCTGCAATTGAGGAGATTCCTCAATCGCCTTTGTCTGATGAAATGAAACAAATTAGGCTTGGGGAGGTGCATTACCTAAGGGCTTTGTATTACTGGTTGATTGTGGAAACCTGGGGTGGGGTTCACCTGACCACAGAGCCAACAATAGGAGTTGAAACCACTTCTACCCGAAGTCCGGTTCAGGATTTCTATGATGTGATTTTCTCTGATTTGGATATTGCCATAGCCAACCTGGATGGCCGAATTGCCCATGAGGGAGGAAGAGTTACAAAACCTGCTGCAGAAGCCTTCAAAGCAAGAATGTTGCTTACATGAGAAAGGTACAGCGAAGCTGCTGAATTGGCCAAAAAAGTGATCGATGATTATGATTTCGAATTGTTCGATGACTATACAGCCCTTTGGCATATTGATAATAGTGAAGGTTCTACCAATTCTGAAATGATCTATTATGTCAACTATTCAGAGAAT from Echinicola jeungdonensis harbors:
- a CDS encoding RagB/SusD family nutrient uptake outer membrane protein, whose protein sequence is MKQIRLGEVHYLRALYYWLIVETWGGVHLTTEPTIGVETTSTRSPVQDFYDVIFSDLDIAIANLDGRIAHEGGRVTKPAAEAFKARMLLT
- a CDS encoding fatty acid desaturase family protein — protein: MDRSIKFVDTGKSLFFATIRKRIDEYFNNQNISKNANSSMVFKTLIYLGLFVGLYFLIVLDIFPLYITLILAIGLGITMACIGFNICHDALHGAYSSKPAINKSLGFLFHLIGASVYVWKITHNKVHHTYTNIIGHDGDLEVAPGIIRISQEERVKKAHRYQHIYAFMLYSLTSLSWFFRKDYIKFFKKEIGAHKNKHPKIEYFNLFFYKALYYIIFIITPLVLMDITWWQFLIGFILMNVAEGLVLGLVFQLAHLVEETEMPHPSTYENIEESWAEHQMKTTANFARKSKIATFLCGGLNFQIEHHLFPKVCHIHYPAISEIVKSTALEFGLPYHENKTFFSALQSHYRFLKKAGRA
- a CDS encoding RNA polymerase sigma factor, which codes for MKEVYHHTELEDPNGLWHQLRQGDRKGLEGLYKHFSKDLFRYGLSLKPDQNIVQDCIQEVFIDLWKYHKNLQKADNVKVYLFKSLSYKMFREIKKEKKWKRKEVTENFEPHLHLQLRRFLNRLCLMK